The segment ATTGGTGGAGTTGGATGCAAAAAAATTATTAGACCAGCAAACAGAACAAGAATCGCTGTTCCAGAATGCAAAAGCAAGTTTAGCCACTGCAGAAGAACAATATGAAATCCAGAAAAATCAAAATGAAATAGATATTCGTCAAAATGAATTATCTGTCAAATTTGCTCGAATGGATATTGAAAAATATTTAGGTATTGATACAACAAATGAAATTATTAATAAGATAGGGTTAGACGACGAAAGTATACAAAAATTAATTCTTTTAGAAAAAGAAAGCAGAAATATAGAAAACGAAAAAAATGGAATAGAAAAAAAGAGAGAAAATAATGAAAAAGAAAATGATGCAGAGCAAAATCAAAATAGTGATGTAAAAGCTCCTGATGAAAATAATAAGGATATGAATGTAAATTCTGAAGTAGAAGATGAAAATAATTCTGCCAAACTACTTTTTTCTTCAATAACTTCTAAAGGTATTGACTTTGGAAAATATGCAGATTCGGCTTTATTAGGTGATGGCGTTGCACAACAAACCCTGCAGAAATGCACAACGGATGTGATATTGGCAGAAGAAGATGTAAAATTAGCCCAGAAAAAGTTAGAAGGAACGCGAAGATTATTTGAAAAAGCCTTTGTAACACAAACAGACCTTGAAACTGATGAATTAACCTTAAAAAGAAAACAGGTAGCCTTAGACCAGGCAAATACTAATAAATCTCTTTTTATCCAATATGAATTTCCGAAACAAGCGGAGAAACTTGTTACACAATATATTGAAGAAGTTTGGAAATACATTCGTATACAAAAACTTGCAAAGTCTCGCTTAGCACAAACGGAAGCCAATTTAAATTCAGCAAAAGCACAGTTTGCTCTTCAATCCCGTAAAAAAAGAGAACTTGAAGAACAAATTGAAAAATGTACTATACGGGCAACCAAACCCGGATTGGTTGTATATGGTGGAGAAGAAGACCGTTTTATGCAAGAACAAATAAAAGAAGGCACTTCTGTACGGGAACGGCAAATTATAATTACAATACCTGATACTTCAGTAATGCAGGTGCGTTCAAAAATACATGAATCAAATATAAAGAGAGTGAAACAGGGGCAAAAAGTGAGAATCCGTGTGGATGCTTTCCCCGACGAGTTATTAACCGGAACGGTAGATAAAGTTGCCGTATTACCCAATGCCCAGAATAGATGGTTAAATCCCGATTTAAAGGTATACGATACTTTTATCATTATAGATGGAACACATCCTTGGTTAAAACCCGGTATGACTGCTCAGGTAGAGATACAAGTTGCAGAACTGAAAGATGTGCTATATGTTCCATTACAAAGTGTGTTTAATATTGAAAACCAGCAGGTATGCTATGTGCAAAAGGGAAATGAAATAGAAATGAGAGTTGTAAAAACAGGAGAGTTCAACGAATCTTTTATTGAAATTAAAGAAGGATTGAAAGAAGGAGAAAAAGTCCTTTTGTATACACCCGGGCAATCAATTCCTGAAAAAACGAAAAAAAAATCAGGAAACATAAGAAAGGATACCATTGAATAATTGTGTAATAAAATTAGAAGATTTGAAAAAAAATTATAGAATGGGGAGTGTTGATATTTGTGCCTTGAGGGGAATAAATATGGAAATATTAGAGGGTGAATTTGTTTGTATTATGGGACCTTCTGGATGTGGAAAGTCAACATTATTGAATGTATTGGGCTGTTTGGACAAGCCTACAGAAGGGAAATACTACTTAAATGGTTGCGATATATCGTTATTGGATGATGATACTTTATCCGATATGCGATGTAATTATCTTGGTTTTGTTTTTCAGTCCTACAACCTTATTCCACAACTATCTGTGGTTGAAAATATTGAAGTACCTCTTTATTATCAGGGTGTTTCACCTAATGAAAGTAGGAAAAAAGCAATTGAAATAGCATCTCGTGTGGGGTTGGCAGAACGCTTATATCATAAACCCACAGAACTATCCGGTGGACAACAACAAAGAGTAGGTATTGCCCGTGCTTTAGTAAACAACCCATTAGTTATTCTTGCAGATGAACCCACAGGGAATCTGGACTCAAAATCAGGAAAGGAAATTATGGATATTTTCATTGAACTTCATAAACAGGGAAAAACAATTATCATGGTAACACATGATGAAAATATAGCTCGATACGGAGAAAGGATAATACGCTTGAAAGATGGCTTCATTGAAAAAGATGAGCGGGTGTTATCAAAAATAGGTGCTTCAACATAAAAGAAAAAAATAAAAATGTTAAATTTCCTATCAATATATCGCTGGATACGAATAATTAAGATGGGTTTTAAAAGTCTATGGTTGCATAGGCTACGCTCCTTATTAACCATGTTGGGAATAGTATTCGGTGTAGCTTCTGTGATTGCTATGTTGGCAGTTGGAGAAGGAGCAAGCCAGGTAGCGCAAGAACAAATCCGAAGGTTAGGAAGTAAGAATATCATTGTGCGTAGTGTTAAACCTGCATTAGAACAAAAAGTTACTGGACAACGGAGTCGTGCTATTGAATATGGGATAACATGGGAAGATGCTACAAGAATACGCTCTTCTATTCCTGATGTAGAAGTTTTAGTTCCTAATAGAATTATTCGCGATGTTGTCTGGAATACACAATGGAGGGTAGATGGGCAGATAGTAGGGACAGTGAGTTGGTATCCCGAAATGAGACAATTAAGAATCATAGAGGGACGATATTTTACAGAGTCAGAAGTTAAAGACATAAAAAATGTATGTGTTTTATCAATAAATACAATAGCGACCTTATTCCCCAATGGAAGTCCTGTAGGTAAAAGTGTTCGCGTTGGTTCCGATTATTATAAAGTAATTGGAATTATAGAAGATGAGGGAGGTGTTGGAACAGCGTCTCAATCACAAAATTTCCTTGTGCAAGCTCCAGAAACTAAAAATACAACAGAGAGAAGAGGTGAGAATCCGTCTTATCAAGGGAAAATGGGAAAGAGGGATGAAGGAAAAGGACCTGGGGCTACACCTCAATATCGAATTTATATCCCTATTACCGCGGCTCAAAAGAGATTTGGTGAAACATTAGTCCGAAGAACCACAGGGACATTTGAAGCAGAAAGAGTAGAATTACACGAACTAATTGTTATGGTAAATATGGAAAATAGAGTAGAAGAGGTTGCAAGGATTGTAGATAGTATCTTGCAAAAATACCACAAGCAGAGGGATTATGAATTAACAATACCTTTAGAATTATTACGACAAGCAGAGCGAACCAAACAAATTTTTAACCTCGTTTTGGGAACAATTGCAGGAATATCGTTATTAGTCGGGGGAATAGGAATAATGAACATTATGCTTGCTACCGTTACGGAAAGAACTCGGGAAATAGGTATTCGTAGAGCATTAGGAGCAAG is part of the Candidatus Hydrogenedens sp. genome and harbors:
- a CDS encoding efflux RND transporter periplasmic adaptor subunit; the encoded protein is MLNNVKSKRKKFLLFAVVIVIIIAISYPFFKRTFNRPQTNVNVVFPVTKGNFGVTILEGGSIEAKESLQIKSEVQGETKILSIVEEGYYVTPEDVQAGKILVELDAKKLLDQQTEQESLFQNAKASLATAEEQYEIQKNQNEIDIRQNELSVKFARMDIEKYLGIDTTNEIINKIGLDDESIQKLILLEKESRNIENEKNGIEKKRENNEKENDAEQNQNSDVKAPDENNKDMNVNSEVEDENNSAKLLFSSITSKGIDFGKYADSALLGDGVAQQTLQKCTTDVILAEEDVKLAQKKLEGTRRLFEKAFVTQTDLETDELTLKRKQVALDQANTNKSLFIQYEFPKQAEKLVTQYIEEVWKYIRIQKLAKSRLAQTEANLNSAKAQFALQSRKKRELEEQIEKCTIRATKPGLVVYGGEEDRFMQEQIKEGTSVRERQIIITIPDTSVMQVRSKIHESNIKRVKQGQKVRIRVDAFPDELLTGTVDKVAVLPNAQNRWLNPDLKVYDTFIIIDGTHPWLKPGMTAQVEIQVAELKDVLYVPLQSVFNIENQQVCYVQKGNEIEMRVVKTGEFNESFIEIKEGLKEGEKVLLYTPGQSIPEKTKKKSGNIRKDTIE
- a CDS encoding ABC transporter ATP-binding protein produces the protein MNNCVIKLEDLKKNYRMGSVDICALRGINMEILEGEFVCIMGPSGCGKSTLLNVLGCLDKPTEGKYYLNGCDISLLDDDTLSDMRCNYLGFVFQSYNLIPQLSVVENIEVPLYYQGVSPNESRKKAIEIASRVGLAERLYHKPTELSGGQQQRVGIARALVNNPLVILADEPTGNLDSKSGKEIMDIFIELHKQGKTIIMVTHDENIARYGERIIRLKDGFIEKDERVLSKIGAST
- a CDS encoding ABC transporter permease; the encoded protein is MLNFLSIYRWIRIIKMGFKSLWLHRLRSLLTMLGIVFGVASVIAMLAVGEGASQVAQEQIRRLGSKNIIVRSVKPALEQKVTGQRSRAIEYGITWEDATRIRSSIPDVEVLVPNRIIRDVVWNTQWRVDGQIVGTVSWYPEMRQLRIIEGRYFTESEVKDIKNVCVLSINTIATLFPNGSPVGKSVRVGSDYYKVIGIIEDEGGVGTASQSQNFLVQAPETKNTTERRGENPSYQGKMGKRDEGKGPGATPQYRIYIPITAAQKRFGETLVRRTTGTFEAERVELHELIVMVNMENRVEEVARIVDSILQKYHKQRDYELTIPLELLRQAERTKQIFNLVLGTIAGISLLVGGIGIMNIMLATVTERTREIGIRRALGARKRDIILQFLVETIIMSGTGGLMGIGLGLFIPYLITYFASMPTIIRLWSPLIAFGISAGIGIIFGIYPALRAANMDPVEALRHE